A single Candidatus Woesearchaeota archaeon DNA region contains:
- a CDS encoding iron-sulfur cluster assembly scaffold protein: protein MNYNEKLIELFRNPQHTGEVENASGIGEVGNMKCGDVMKVSLKIENDKIKEIKFLTFGCVAAIASSEALCRIAKDKSIEEAEKLTNQDILNYVGEVPALKVHCSVLGEEALKSALKDYKQKNAKIN from the coding sequence TTGAACTACAATGAAAAACTAATTGAACTTTTTAGAAACCCGCAACATACTGGAGAAGTAGAGAACGCTTCAGGAATCGGCGAAGTCGGCAACATGAAATGTGGCGACGTAATGAAAGTAAGTTTAAAAATAGAAAATGATAAAATAAAAGAGATTAAATTTTTAACATTTGGTTGCGTAGCTGCTATTGCTTCATCTGAAGCATTATGCCGAATTGCTAAAGATAAATCTATTGAAGAAGCAGAAAAGTTGACAAATCAAGACATCTTAAATTATGTTGGCGAAGTTCCGGCATTAAAGGTTCATTGTTCAGTCCTTGGCGAAGAAGCATTAAAATCAGCATTAAAAGATTATAAACAAAAAAATGCAAAAATTAACTAA
- a CDS encoding TIGR00269 family protein, producing the protein MQKLTKTELKFTNKIEKKIKKTIDKYILFNKKDKILVAASGGKDSTVMLYVLKKLGYDFEAITINSFIGNYSKQSLENLVSFCEEMDIKLHHISLRDEFGYSLCYIRSILKSKGINLKSCTICGVLRRYLLNKYSRKLGANKLVLGHNLDDEAQVFMMNLLRGDFSVSARLGPITGVVQSEKFVQRVKPLYFIRETDIEKYSKIQKFPVKYGECPCSYDSLRRSMKEVLSSLEIINPQVRENIIDSFLRILPVLKKVYKIEKDIETCKKCGEPTSQNICKTCQIIYNLKND; encoded by the coding sequence ATGCAAAAATTAACTAAAACAGAATTAAAATTTACTAATAAAATAGAAAAAAAAATTAAAAAAACAATTGACAAATATATTTTATTTAATAAAAAAGACAAGATTTTAGTAGCTGCATCCGGCGGAAAAGATTCTACTGTTATGCTTTATGTGTTAAAGAAATTAGGATATGATTTTGAAGCCATAACTATCAATTCATTCATAGGGAATTATAGCAAACAAAGTTTAGAAAACCTTGTTAGTTTTTGTGAAGAAATGGACATTAAATTGCACCATATTTCTTTAAGGGACGAATTTGGTTATTCATTATGTTATATTAGATCTATTTTAAAATCAAAAGGAATAAATCTTAAATCATGCACTATTTGCGGGGTATTGAGGAGATATCTATTAAATAAATATTCTCGGAAACTTGGCGCAAACAAATTAGTTTTGGGGCATAATCTTGATGATGAGGCCCAGGTATTTATGATGAATCTACTTAGGGGGGATTTTTCTGTTAGCGCAAGACTTGGACCCATAACTGGCGTTGTTCAGAGTGAAAAATTTGTTCAAAGGGTCAAACCTTTATATTTTATAAGAGAAACGGACATTGAAAAATATTCCAAAATTCAAAAATTTCCTGTAAAATATGGAGAATGCCCCTGCAGCTATGATTCTTTAAGAAGGAGCATGAAAGAAGTATTATCTAGTCTGGAAATAATTAACCCTCAAGTTAGAGAAAATATAATTGATTCTTTTCTAAGAATTTTGCCGGTTCTTAAAAAAGTTTATAAAATAGAGAAGGATATAGAAACTTGTAAAAAATGTGGAGAGCCCACATCACAAAATATTTGTAAAACCTGCCAAATAATTTATAATTTGAAAAATGATTGA